The region GGCATACCGCAGTGCCAAGTCAAACAGCCGCCGGAACCGGTGAAGAACGATGTATTCTTCAAGCTGGTGAGCAGCAGCATTCGGGACAGTGCGCCTGTACTATTTATCAAGCACCGCTGGCAGACCTGGATTGCCCCAGCCGACACCGAAACACACAAGCAGCCGTAATACCGCGTGGACTCGCTACGGCAGGGTTACTCTTCATCCCAATTGAGAATAACCTTGCCCGACTGACCCGAGCGCATGGCATCGAACCCTTTCTGAAACTCATCAATGTGAAAGCAGTGGGTGATAATCGGTGACAAATCCAGCCCAGACTGAATCAGTGCCGACATTTTGTACCAGGTTTCGAACATTTCCCGTCCGTAGATCCCTTTGATAAATAGCCCTTTAAAAATCACCTCTCCCCAATCAATCGACATCGGTTCATGCGGAATGCCCAGCATGGCAATGCGACCACCGTGATTCATCGCTTTCAGCATGGCACGAAAGGCCGAGGGTGCGCCCGACATCTCTAACCCAATATCAAACCCCTCGGTCATGCCTAGTTCTATCATTACATCGGCCAGTTTTTCCTCTGCCACATTGACGGCGCGCGTTGCGCCCATTTTGCTGGCTAACGCCAGGCGATACGCGTTCACATCGGTAATCACGACATTCCTTGCGCCAACATGACGGCACACCGCCGCCGCCATCATGCCGATCGGTCCCGCTCCGGCAATCAACACATCTTCCCCCACCAAGTCGAAGGAAAGTGCGGTATGCACGGCGTTGCCGAAAGGATCGAAAATGGCAGCCAGCTCGTCAGAAATATTGTCGGGAATACGAAATGCGTTGTAGGCAGGGATCACCAGATATTCCGCGAACGAACCGGGACGGTTTACTCCAACACCGATGGCATTACGGCATAAGTGACGTCGCCCGGCACGGCAATTGCGGCAGTAGCCGCAGGTAATATGCCCTTCGCCAGAAACCCTATCGCCAATATGAAAACCATTAACTTCCTGACCGATGGCGACAATTTCGCCAACGTACTCATGCCCAACGACCATTGGAACAGGAATCGTCTTCTGCGACCATTCGTCCCAGTTATAGATATGCACATCCGTTCCGCAAATCGCGCTTTTGCGAATTTTAATCATGATGTCGTTATGCCCGAGCTCCGGCGTGGGGGAATCCGCCATCCAGATACCCTCTTCTGGCCGCAGTTTTGCCAATGCTTTCATGACGGTATCCTCAGATGATCACACCCAGACGTTTGCCCACGCGGATAAACGCCTCGACGGCGAATTGGATTTGCTGCGGTGTATGAGCAGCCGACATTTGGGTACGAATACGCGCCTGGCCAAGGGGAACAACAGGGTAGAAAAAACCCGTGACATAAACGCCTTCCCGCTGTAGTGCCTGCGCAAAATCCTGTGCCAACTGTGCCTCACCCACCATAACGGGAATAATGGCGTGATCGGCTCCCGCCAGCGTGAACCCTGCGGCGGTCATCTTTTCACGGAACAAACGAGCGTTTGCCCACAGACGCTCACGCCGTTCTCCGCCATGTTCCAACAGAGCCAGCACCTTGAGCGACGCGGTGACAATGGCTGGCGCAAGTGAATTGGAAAACAGATAGGGCCGCGAGCGCTGGCGCAACCAGTCGATCACCTCACGCCTGCCCGCCGTATAGCCGCCTGACGCACCGCCCAGTGCCTTGCCTAACGTGCCAGTGATGATATCGACACGCCCCATTACTCCGCGATGTTCATGCGTCCCACGCCCATGTTCACCGACAAACCCCACCGCATGGGAGTCATCAACCATCACGAGCGCGTCATAACGATCGGCCAGATCGCAAATTTCCTGCAAATCCGCAATCACGCCGTCCATCGAGAAAACGCCATCGGTGGCAATCATGATGTGTTTCGCTCCTTCCGCTCTGGCCAATTGCAGCTGTGCTTCCAGTTGGTTCATATCGTTATTGGCGTAACGGTAGCGCCGCGCCTTCGATAGCCGAACACCATCAATGATCGAAGCATGGTTAAGCGCATCGGAAATAATCGCATCCTCCGGCCCCATCAGCGTTTCAAACAGCCCGCCGTTGGCATCAAAGCAGGAGGAATAGAGAATCGCGTCCTCCATGCCCAGAAACTCCGCCAGCTTACGCTCCAGCTGTTTGTGGATATCCTGCGTTCCACAGATGAAGCGCACCGAAGCCATACCAAAACCGTGGCTGTCCAATCCAGACTTTGCGGCGGCAATTAACTCAGGGCTGTCCGCCAGGCCAAGATAATTATTGGCGCAGAAGTTGAGCAGGCGGTCGCTGCCCATTACCCCGATTTCAGCCTGCTGCGCAGAGGTAATGATGCGCTCTTCCTTGAACACGCCTTCGGTGCGTGCAGCCATAATTTTTGCAGTAAGTTGTTGATAAAACGCGGCAGGCATAGCGTCACTCTCCCATAAAAAGATTGCGTTATGGTTTTTAAGCTAGCGGATGTGGGCAAAAATGCGGGGTAAACAGTCTGAAAATGCTGGCGTCGTCACGGCCTGACTCATCTTAAAAAAGTTGGCGCAACACGGGATAAATTAAGCTCTGGCTGCTTGCGGTAAAATGAAATGCTATTATAGCGGTCATAAACAGTGTGGGGCGCGGTGCCTCACCGGCAAGATTAACAAAGGTCGCGCCCATGATTATCGTTACTGGCGGTGCCGGTTTTATCGGCAGCAATATCGTAAAATCTCTGAATGACATCGGCTATCGGGACATTCTGGTTGTCGATAACCTGAAAGACGGCACCAAATTCGTCAATCTGGTCGATCTGGACATCGCAGATTACATGGATAAGGAAGACTTTATCGCCAGCATCGTTGCAGGTGACGATCTGGGTGATATCGATGCCGTATTCCATGAAGGTGCTTGCTCTTCCACGACCGAGTGGGATGGCAAATACATGATGGATAACAACTATCAGTATTCCAAAGATGTGCTGCACTATTGCCTCGATCGCAGTATTCCGTTCTTGTATGCCTCTTCTGCCGCGACCTACGGTGGTCGCAACGATAACTTCGTCGAAGACCGTCAATACGAGCAGCCGCTGAACGTCTATGGCTATTCCAAATTCCTGTTCGATCAATACGTGCGTGAGATTCTGCCGGAAGCGGAATCACAGATCTGCGGTTTCCGCTATTTCAACGTCTACGGACCGCGTGAAGGTCACAAAGGCAGCATGGCGAGCGTCGCGTTTCACCTGAACAACCAGATCAATCAGGGTGAAAATCCGAAGCTGTTCTCCGGTAGCGAAAATTTCAAGCGTGATTTCATCTACGTCGGTGATGTCGCCGCCGTCAACCTGTGGTTCTGGCAAAACGGTGTTTCCGGCATCTTCAACTGCGGTACCGGCCGTGCCGAGTCCTTCCAGGCCGTTGCCGACGCCACACTTGCCTTCCATAACAAAGGCAGCGTGGAATACATCGAATTCCCTGAGAAGCTGAAAGGTCGCTATCAAGCCTATACGCAGGCCGACCTCACTAACTTGCGTGCTGCGGGCTACGATAAGCCGTTCAAAACCGTCGCCGAAGGCGTAGCGGAATATATGACCTGGCTGAACCGTACCGTTTAATCGGATAAGGATTCATAAGCGGTATGAAAATTTTGGTCATCGGCCCTTCCTGGGTCGGCGATATGATGATGTCGCACAGCCTTTATCGCACATTGAAGGCTGAACACCCGGAAGCGGTCATTGACGTGATGGCACCGGCCTGGTGCCGTCCGCTGCTGGCACGGATGCCGGAAGTCAATCAGGCGTTAGCTATGCCGCTAGGGCACGGCGCACTTGAGCTGGGGGAACGCCGCCGTCTTGGCGTATCGCTGCGTGATGCGGGCTATGACCGCGCTTACGTGTTGCCCAACTCCTTTAAGTCTGCGCTGGTGCCGTTCTTTGCCAACATTCCGCAGCGCACAGGCTGGCGCGGCGAAATGCGTTATGGGCTATTGAACGACGTACGCGTGCTGGATAAAGCCGCCTTTCCGTTGATGGTTCAGCGCTACACCGCATTAGGCTACGATCGTAGCCGTATTCATCGTGCAGAGGATCTGCCACAGCCGTTGCTTTGGCCACAGTTACAGGTCAGCCAGACCGAAATTGCGGACATGACGCAGACCTTTGATCTCAGCGATACACGCCCTATCATCGGTTTTTGCCCCGGTGCCGAATTCGGCCCTGCCAAACGTTGGCCGCATTATCACTATTCAGCATTGGCGCAATCGCTGATTGAACGCGGCTACCAGATAGCACTGTTCGGTTCAGCCAATGACCACTCGGCCTGTGACGATATCCTTCAGGGATTGACGGAAGATGCCCGGCAATATTGCACCAATCTGGCGGGAAAAACCTCGCTGGAACAGGCCGTGGTGCTGATTGCCGCCTGTCATGCTGTCGTCAGCAATGACTCAGGGCTCATGCACGTCGCGGCGGCGCTTCATCGTCCGCTTGTCGCACTTTACGGCCCCAGCAGTCCCGACTTTACTCCGCCGTTATCTCATCAGGCCGAAGTGATTCGCCTGATAACCGGTTATCACCGAGTGCGTAAAGGGGATGCCGAGCAGGGTTATCACCAGAGTTTGATCGATATTCAGCCCGAACGCGTGCTCAGCGCGCTAGATAAATATCTGCTACCGGGAGCAGACGCATGAGAGTGCTGATCGTGAAAACATCGTCAATGGGCGATGTGCTGCATACGTTACCCGCCTTGACCGACGCGATGCAGGCTATTCCCGGTATCCAGTTCGACTGGGTGGTTGAAGAAGGTTTTGCACAAATTCCAAGCTGGCACCCGGCAGTTTCCCGCGTTATTCCGGTAGCGATCCGCCGCTGGCGCAAAAGCTGGTTCAGCGCCCCGATTCGTCAAGAACGTGCAGAATTTAAGCGTCAATTACGCCAGTATCGCTATGATGCCGTTATTGACGCACAAGGGCTGATTAAAAGCGCGCTGCTGGTAACACGACTCGCCAACGGAAAGAAACACGGATTGAACTGCAAGAGCGCGCGTGAGCCGCTGGCAAGCTGGTTTTATAACTATCGCCATCCGGTAAGCCGCAGGCAACACGCCGTAGAGCGCGTACGCGAATTATTTGCCGCGAGTCTAGGCTATAGAAAACCCACTGAACGCGGCGATTATGCGATTGCCCAGCGCTTCCTCTCTCAATTACCCGCAGATGCCAATCGCTATCTGGTGTTTCTCCATGCCACCACGCGTGATGAAAAGCACTGGCCTGAAATGCACTGGCGTGAACTCATTGCCCTATTGGCACCGAGTGGGCTGCGTATCAAACTCCCTTGGGGAGCGGAACATGAGCACCAGCGTGCATTACGGCTGGCGGAAGGGTTCCCACACGTTGAAGTCTTACCACGCCTGGCGCTGCAACAGGTCGCCGAGGTGCTGGCGGGCGCTAACGCCGTCGTCTCCGTCGATACCGGGCTTAGCCACCTGACGGCAGCGCTGGATCGCCCGAATATCACGCTGTACGGACCGACCGATCCAGGGCTGATTGGCGGTTATGGGATGAACCAGGTGGTGGAAATGTCTGAAAGCCAGAAAATGGAGACAATTCCCGCTAGCCTCGTCCATCAGAAATTAGAGAAGCTGATAGAATTACCTGCATCAGGCGAGTGATATCGCTCCCGACTGTGAACAAATACATGCTTAATGAATTAAGGTACGAACTGGGCAAAACGCCCAGTATAAGTTCGGCTGTCGCACTTAACGCCGTCTTCCCCGGCTGTTTACTCACATTAGCCATTATGCCATTTAGTAGCATTCTTGCCGGATGGCTTTTTTATCTCACTGGCACGCTATCCGTTTTCTATGTAGTGACACACCTAAAAGCTATCGTGGGCGCTAAGCGACGTCTACTTATTCCACTTTGCCTGCTAGCTATCGGTATAACCAACCTCATTTGGTATCACCACTATTATCAACCCGATAGTCTTTTCCCCTATGTGTATAACGCCTACAAGACATCTGCGCACGCCGGGATTTTGGGCGCGTTTATCCTGCTGACGGCATTGCATATCACCCAAAAACAACGAAAGCAGTCGCTCTTCTACATCATCGCAATTTGTGTATTAGCGCTAGGTTATGCGTTCTATCAGTCGCTGTTCAGTGGAATGCATCGCATTGGGTTGATATTTGGCACGGCAACCAGCGCCGCCTATTTTCTTACTTTTATTGGTGCGTTAAGCGCACAGGCGCTGCTGAAGCTCGATTCAACCTATAAGTATTATCTCTATCTGGTACATTTTCTGTTAGTCACGATAGCCATTCTACTGACAGAAACCCGGGCTGCTATGTTTGTCTACCCTATTGTGGGCGCAACCATTTTATTGTCAGAAGTCAGACACGATAAACGTTTGTTCATAAAGGAATTCATTGGTTCAGTAACAACACTTCTCCTATGCTTATTCCTGTTTCAGGAGACGATTCATCAACGCGTCAACGACCTGTTCAACGACGTACATAGCTACAGCATGAATAACAGCAAAACATCAGTGGGTGCGCGCATCGCCATGTACCAATCTGGTATAGAAGCAGGAGAAGAAGCATTATTGGGGCAATCTGCCGAACAGCGTGCCGCCCAGATCATTACACAAGCGGAACAAAAGCCGAGTTTAGCGGGTGCTGTCGAGTATCTGAATGTCCATCTACATAATGAAGTGGTTGATGCCTTTTCCCTTAAAGGGTTACCGGGGGCGATATTACTAATATTGCTCTATGCCTCCTTATTCTATTTTTCATTTTTTGTTCTACGTAGCCACCTCTCCGTCGCGCTACTTTTTGCTCTGATTATGTATGGACTTAGCGATGTCATCCTTTATTCACGGGATATGCTTATTACGTGGCTAATGACGTTTTGCCTTGGCACAACGCTGACCGGAAAATGGTTAAAGAATTAACCCTGTTATAATTAGCAGGTGGCAATAGCATTTACCCCTGTGAGAGAAATGTGGGTTCTAGTACCATACGGAGGTTTAGCACAATATGTGCTGTAGCAACATCGCGAGATAAATTTGCGTTCCGCAAATCGCTATGAAGTCTTGAATCATCTCAGTTAACTGGTAGCTGTCGAGCCAGGGGCGGTAGCATACCCGCAATAAAATAATAACCTTTTGATTAAATGAAGGAAAACGAGTGAGTCAACGCATCATCTCCTATCACCGGATTCTTGTAGTAAAGCTCAGATATCATGGCGATATGCTGCTGACCACTCCGCTCATCAGCACGCTGCAAGCAAATTATCCTGACGCCAAAATCGACGTATTGCTGTACCAGGATACGATGCCAATTCTCTCCGCAAACCCAGAGATACATCAGATTTATGGGCTCAAGAGAAAGACCGGAACGCTTTTAGAAAAAATCCGTAATTTCACAGAAACCAGGCAAGCGCTTAAACAAAATAATTACGATCTGATCGTCAATCTAGCTGACCAGTGGCCGATTGCTCTATTAGTCAAATCATTGGGATGTCGCAGTATTGCTCTCGATCGGGGCAATAACCTGAAAGGAAAGATATGGCGTTCATTTTTCAGTGATTGTGTTCCGCCAATAGGCGCGCATATTGTTGAGCAAAATCTTTATCTCCTCACCCCGCTCAACTTACCAGCGTCAAATACGCGCTCCCGGTTATCCCTGTATTATCGTCAGGAAGATGCCCAAAGCATCATAAACCAACGCCCTACACTGTTAACGCAGCGCTACGTTGTCATCCAACCCACAACTCGCCAATACTACAAATACTGGGACAACGACAAATTCGCTCAGGTCATTGATTATCTTAAAACCAAAAATCTGGAAGTCGTTTTAACCTGTGGTCCTTCTGAAGACGATTTAAATGTGGTGCAAGATATTCACGCACAGTGCACACATAAACCCGATATGACCTTCGCAGGTAAAACGAGTTTTCTGGAGTTGGCCGCACTCATTGACAACGCTGTATTGTATATCGGCGTAGACTCGGCCCCGATGCATATGGCGGCCGCGTTGGATACACCACTAGTGTGCCTGTTTGGTCCAACAGATTACAAATTATGGCGCCCGTGGTGCGACCGTTATAAGCAAATTTGGGCTGGGGAATATCAACAGATGCCAGCCCAACAGAATTACGATCAGACCATTAAATATTTGTCCTGTATTCCTGCACAAGCAGTGATTCAGGCATCGGAAAACATGCTGCAAGAGACGCAGGAAGAGAATCCCAAATGAAAATCGCCTTCTGTGTCTATAAATACTTTCCTTTCGGCGGGCTACAGCGGGATTTTCTAAGTATCGCACAAACCTGCCAAAAACAAGGCCACGAGATTCGCGTTTACACGAGCGAATGGCAAGGTGACAAACCAGAAGGGTTCGACATCGTTCTCGTACCGATATCAGGACTCGGTAACCATACTCGCCATCGCCGTTTTTCCGACTGGATACAACGCCATTTACAGCAACACCCTGTCGATCGCGTTGTCGGGTTTAGCAAAATGCCAGGGCTGGACTTCTACTATGCCGCAGAGGGATGTACGGCAGAAAAAGCGGTTCAGGAAAAAGGCTTTTTTTATCGACTAACACCCCGCTACCGCGGATATGCGGCGCTAGAACGCGATGTGTTCGATAGAAACAGCCACACGCGTATGCTGATGCTAACACCGCGGCAAATTGCCCATTTTCAGAAGCATTACGGCACACAGGATGAACGCTTCTTTATGCTGCCCCCAGGTATTTCATCGGATAGAAAATACAGCACGCGTTCTCCAGAGACGCGCACTCAATTTCGCCAGCAACATAAGCTGGATGAAAACGGATTCGTTCTGTTACAGGTAGGCTCCGACTTCAAACGTAAGGGCGTTGGCCGCAGCCTGATCGCTATTGCTAGCTTGCCACAGGAACTACGTCAACAGGTCGTGCTGCTCGTTGTCGGCCAAGACGATCCAAAACCGTTTCAACAGCAGGCTGAACAACTCGGTATCGGTAAACAAATACATTTCTTTTCAGGCCGAGACGATATTCCTGACTTTATGGCAGCGGCGGATCTGTTACTGCATCCGGCTCATCAGGAAGCAGCCGGCATTGTCTTGCTCGAAGCTATCGCAGCAGGATTGCCGATACTCGTTACCGATGCATGCGGTTATGCTTTTTACATTGAGCGCTCGCAGGCAGGACAAGTTATTTCCGAGCCTTTTAGCCAGACAGAACTGAATCACGCGTTATCACACGCGCTCAGTCAGCCAAAAACGCTCAAACAGTGGGCGGAAAATGCCCGCCACTTTGCCGACACGGAAGATATTTATAGTCTGCCAGAAAAAGCAGCGCAGTTGATTATTGAATCATAAATATTCTGACCTGTTTTTTGCAACACGTTATTCTCTTCGCTACTCATCCAACACGGTAAGCACATGTACTTTGACAAAGAAAAAGTCATAAAAAACGTACACTCATTCTCGTATTCTAAAAAAAAACCTGAGTTAAATATAGCATTTGGTACTGATGAAAAATTCATTTATGGCTGCGCCATAGCTATAGCGTCTACTCTATTAAAAAATCAGGATCACTGCTTATCCTTTCACGTGTTTACCGACAAAATCAGTGATAGCGACAAAGCCAAATTTCAGGAAATGGCAAAGCAATATAATACAACCATTAATATCTATATCGTTGATTGTTCTTGGCTAAAAACATTACCAGAAACAAAACTCTGGAGCTATGCTATTTATTTCCGTTTCATTATTGCCGATTACTTTCATGGAGTACTTGATAAAGTTCTCTACCTTGATGCAGACATTATATGTAATGGATCATTACAAGAATTAATAGAATTAGATGTTAGTAACCATATTTCCGCTGCGGTTCTAGATGGTGACAGGCACTGGTGGAGTGAGCGGGCACAAAAATTTAATCATCCTGAACTCAGCAATGGATACTTTAACTCTGGCGTTTTACTAATTGAAGTCAACAACTGGCATCAAGCAGCGGTAACAGAAAATAGCATGCGTTTTTTGACCGATCCAAAGATGAAGAAAATTATCACTCATCCTGATCAAGATGTTTTAAATATATTATTGGCAGGAAAATTCTGCCACTTGGAAAATAAATACAACACACAGTTTAGTATAAATTATGAATTAAAATACAGTCATGGCGAGTCTGCACCTACGCCGATTTCCAGTGAGACTATTTTTATTCATTACATCGGCCCTACTAAGCCCTGGCATAAATGGGCAGCTAATTATTCCTGTACGAAATATTTTTTAAAAGCCAAAGAACACTCGCCATGGAAAAATGAGTCGCTACTAGACGCAGTAACAGCGAGTAATATGCGATATTGTGCTAAGCATCAGTTTCATAATGGTGAAATTATTCGTGGAACACTGAGCTTCTTTAAATATCTTTATAAAAAAGCATTTTAAAAAAATTTAAATTTCACATGCTAAATTTTCTTCTTTAAAGGTGATTTAATGGTCTTTTCATCACATATCGATGTTCTTTCCACTTTCGAAAAGAGGCATCAACTAATCGCCGATAATGACACGCTAAACGTTGCTTATGGTATAGATAAAAACTACGCCGTTGGTTGTGGAATATCAGTAGCATCGATTCTCATCAATAATAATATCAATTTTACATTCCATATTTTTTCTGATGATTTTGATGATGAGTTTATTAAAAAATTAAATATTCTTGCGGGAAAATTCAAAACTAAAATCGTCTTATATAAAATAAATTCTGAAATGTTAAAAACATTGCCTTGTACTGATATTTGGTCGCATGCTATGTATTTCAGATTACTAGCCTTTTCCCACCTTTCAGATAAAATCTCAAGCCTCCTCTATCTTGACGCTGATGTAATCTGTAAAGGTTCTTTAGCACAGCTTCACAAGTTGGATACGGCACCACATGTTGCTGCCGTAATTCGTGATTTACCTGAAACACAAAAGAAATCAGCAAATCGATTAAAGATGACCGCCTTAGAAGGGAAATATTTTAACTCTGGTGTTTTATTCGTAAATTTAACTATCTGGAATGAATTGAATTTAACACAAAAGATATTTGATAAACTAAGAAATGGTGAGAAATCAATTCAATATCCGGATCAGGATGTCATGAATATATTGTTGCATGATAACGTAATCTTCCTTCCCAGAGAATATAATACTATTTATTCTATAAAAAGTGAGTTGAAAGACCCAAGTCATCAAAAATATAAAGAAATTATAAAAAATACTACTATTCTCATACACTATACAGGTGTAACTAAACCTTGGCATAAATGGGCAAGCTATCCATCGACTGTCTCTTTTCAGAGAGCATTTCATGAATCACCATGGTTGACCTCAGATCTAAAGGATGCAACTTTTTTCGTTGAGATGAAGAAAAAATATAAACATTTAATTGCACAAAAAAAATATTTCTCTGGATCTTTAAGTTGTTTTTTATACGGAATAAGAAAAATTTCAAAGAAAATCCGCAATTCATTATAAATATACTAAATGATTTTGCAAAATAGTAGATCGCCTGAAGGGAACTCAATCCGACGAGTGTAATTTGATCAATCGCCAACCCAATACAAACCACTAGCCGAACTGAGCGATACTGAGCGGTGAAACATGACTGTTTTTAGGATCGCTAACATGCTATGTACTGCTCGCTAATCTATCGGAAGATGAGTAATTCTACTGGCTATTTATCAATATATCCTGATAAATGAATCCAAAAAATAGGTTATTTATGATTTCTTAACTCGTCTAATGATATATTAATATTTTTCACATCTTACTTAATTACATTCTATCTTATTAAGATAATAGGAAAAAAATGGCTCCCTCCATAACAATTGTTACCGCATTCTTTGATATAGGTCGAGGAAATTGGACTCCAGAAAATGGCCACACCCCATACTTCCATAGAACAACAGACACTTATTTTGAGTATTTCAATAACCTTGCCCGCCTTGACAACAAAATGGTTATATTTACGTCAAATGAGTTTAAAGATCGCATAAAAGAAATAAGAGGAGAAAAACCGACAGAAATAATAGTTCTTGATTATAAAAATAAATTGAATAGGCTGCGAAATAAAGTATCAAAAATTCAAAAATCTACGGAATTTAAAACTAAACTAAACAAAGAACAGTCAATTAGCCCCGAATATTTCTCACCAGACTATGTTATAGTCTGTAACCTTAAAAGCTATTTCGTCGCTAAATCCATTAGCATGGGGTTAATTGAAACAGATTTTGCTGCTTGGATAGATTTCGGCTATTGCAGAAACGAGAAAGTATTAAATGGGCTTACACAGTGGAATTATTCATTCAATAGAGAAAAAATACATTTTTTTACCATAAATAAAAACTTGGAGGTAAATTCATTAGACTCTGTTTTTGATAAAATGTTTAATAATGAAGTTTTTATTATTGGCGGGGC is a window of Pectobacterium punjabense DNA encoding:
- the waaO gene encoding lipopolysaccharide 3-alpha-galactosyltransferase yields the protein MYFDKEKVIKNVHSFSYSKKKPELNIAFGTDEKFIYGCAIAIASTLLKNQDHCLSFHVFTDKISDSDKAKFQEMAKQYNTTINIYIVDCSWLKTLPETKLWSYAIYFRFIIADYFHGVLDKVLYLDADIICNGSLQELIELDVSNHISAAVLDGDRHWWSERAQKFNHPELSNGYFNSGVLLIEVNNWHQAAVTENSMRFLTDPKMKKIITHPDQDVLNILLAGKFCHLENKYNTQFSINYELKYSHGESAPTPISSETIFIHYIGPTKPWHKWAANYSCTKYFLKAKEHSPWKNESLLDAVTASNMRYCAKHQFHNGEIIRGTLSFFKYLYKKAF
- a CDS encoding glycosyltransferase family 8 protein, whose protein sequence is MVFSSHIDVLSTFEKRHQLIADNDTLNVAYGIDKNYAVGCGISVASILINNNINFTFHIFSDDFDDEFIKKLNILAGKFKTKIVLYKINSEMLKTLPCTDIWSHAMYFRLLAFSHLSDKISSLLYLDADVICKGSLAQLHKLDTAPHVAAVIRDLPETQKKSANRLKMTALEGKYFNSGVLFVNLTIWNELNLTQKIFDKLRNGEKSIQYPDQDVMNILLHDNVIFLPREYNTIYSIKSELKDPSHQKYKEIIKNTTILIHYTGVTKPWHKWASYPSTVSFQRAFHESPWLTSDLKDATFFVEMKKKYKHLIAQKKYFSGSLSCFLYGIRKISKKIRNSL
- the yibB gene encoding protein YibB — its product is MAPSITIVTAFFDIGRGNWTPENGHTPYFHRTTDTYFEYFNNLARLDNKMVIFTSNEFKDRIKEIRGEKPTEIIVLDYKNKLNRLRNKVSKIQKSTEFKTKLNKEQSISPEYFSPDYVIVCNLKSYFVAKSISMGLIETDFAAWIDFGYCRNEKVLNGLTQWNYSFNREKIHFFTINKNLEVNSLDSVFDKMFNNEVFIIGGAIVGTKDKWDEFFNLVWRCQKLTLQEKIIDDDQGIFIMCYYKNKDLIQLNYLGKNNWFNLFRKYNQKSLFSKIEKFREKLLSHFFSTNP